A window from Pyrococcus yayanosii CH1 encodes these proteins:
- the asnS gene encoding asparagine--tRNA ligase, with amino-acid sequence MIEKVYCAEVKPDMDGKKVRLAGWVYTNMRVGKKVFLWIRDSTGIVQTVVARGVVDEETFNTAKKLGRESSVIVEGIVKADERAPGGAEVHVERLQIIQAVSEFPIPENPEQASPELLLDLRHLHLRSPKVAAIMKVKATLMQAAREWLLQDGWYEVFPPILVTGAVEGGATLFKLKYFDRYAYLSQSAQLYLEAAIFGLEKVWSLTPSFRAEKSRTRRHLTEFWHLELEAAWMDLWDIMKVEEELVSYMVQRTLELRRKEIETFRDDLTTLKNTEPPFPRISYDEAIEILQSKGVNIEWGDDMGADEERILTQEFDRPFFVYGYPKHIKAFYMKEDPEDPRKVLAADMLAPEGYGEIIGGSQREEDWEKLRQRIIEEGMDPKDYEWYLDLRKYGSVPHSGFGLGLERLVAWILKLDHIRWATLFPRTPNRIYP; translated from the coding sequence ATGATAGAGAAGGTCTACTGCGCTGAGGTTAAGCCCGATATGGATGGAAAGAAAGTCAGGCTGGCCGGATGGGTTTACACAAACATGAGGGTCGGCAAGAAGGTCTTCCTGTGGATAAGGGACTCCACAGGAATAGTGCAGACAGTTGTTGCGAGGGGCGTCGTAGATGAGGAGACCTTTAACACGGCGAAGAAGCTTGGCAGGGAGTCCAGCGTCATAGTTGAAGGGATAGTGAAGGCCGACGAGAGGGCCCCAGGTGGGGCTGAGGTCCACGTGGAGAGGCTCCAGATAATTCAAGCCGTCAGCGAGTTTCCGATTCCAGAGAACCCTGAGCAGGCGAGCCCCGAACTTCTCCTGGACCTTAGGCACCTCCACCTCCGCTCCCCTAAGGTTGCGGCGATAATGAAGGTCAAGGCAACGCTGATGCAAGCAGCCAGAGAGTGGCTCCTCCAGGACGGCTGGTATGAGGTCTTTCCGCCGATACTCGTTACTGGAGCGGTTGAGGGTGGGGCAACACTCTTCAAGCTCAAATACTTCGATCGCTATGCCTACCTAAGCCAGTCCGCTCAGCTCTACTTGGAGGCCGCTATATTCGGCCTCGAAAAGGTCTGGTCGCTAACGCCGAGCTTTAGGGCAGAGAAGAGTAGGACGAGAAGGCATTTAACGGAGTTCTGGCACCTCGAGCTTGAGGCGGCGTGGATGGACCTTTGGGACATAATGAAGGTTGAAGAGGAACTCGTCAGCTACATGGTGCAGCGGACTTTGGAGCTGAGGAGGAAGGAGATAGAGACCTTCAGGGACGATCTCACCACCCTTAAGAACACTGAGCCACCCTTCCCACGCATAAGCTACGACGAGGCGATAGAGATACTCCAGTCAAAGGGCGTGAACATTGAATGGGGCGACGACATGGGTGCCGACGAGGAGCGCATTTTGACCCAGGAGTTCGACAGGCCCTTCTTCGTCTACGGTTACCCCAAGCACATAAAGGCATTCTACATGAAGGAGGATCCCGAGGATCCAAGGAAGGTCTTGGCGGCGGACATGCTAGCTCCAGAGGGATACGGCGAGATAATAGGGGGCTCGCAGAGGGAAGAGGACTGGGAGAAGCTGAGGCAGAGAATAATCGAGGAGGGCATGGATCCAAAGGACTACGAATGGTACTTAGATCTCAGGAAGTATGGCTCCGTTCCACACAGCGGCTTTGGCCTCGGTCTCGAGAGGCTCGTGGCTTGGATCCTCAAGCTCGACCACATCCGCTGGGCTACCCTCTTCCCGAGGACGCCGAACAGGATTTATCCATAA
- the purF gene encoding amidophosphoribosyltransferase, translating into MREKCGIFAALTDEAPKKAYYALLALQHRGQEGAGISFWNGSLRTVKGHGLVPEVFREDSLDGLDAQAAIGHVRYSTSGSLSEVQPLEIECCGRTLALAHNGTLTNFLPLRRKYEGMGVKFRHSLDSELLGVSFLWHLKEEGDEFEAMRRVFEEVKGAYSIVILLEGELIVARDPVGFRPLAYGWGGGHYFASEDSALKMFGLETRDIRPGEVFLVSEGGVESRILVKEEHRHCVFEYIYFARPDSTLDGVSVYLARYRMGRELAKESPAKGDVVIAVPDSGRTAALGFAHESGIPYMEGLIKNRYVGRTFIMPSQAYRELKVKLKLSPVREVLEGKRVILVDDSIVRGTTMRQIIAMLRRAGAREVHVRIASPPIRYPCYMGIDIPTRHELIAAWRSLEDIRKEIGADSLAYLSIEGLKKAVGTEKLCMACLTGEYPEWAFKF; encoded by the coding sequence ATGAGGGAGAAGTGCGGAATATTCGCGGCCCTCACGGACGAAGCACCCAAAAAGGCGTACTACGCTCTCTTAGCCCTCCAGCACAGGGGTCAGGAGGGAGCTGGGATAAGCTTCTGGAATGGGAGCCTTAGGACGGTGAAAGGTCACGGACTCGTCCCGGAAGTATTCCGTGAGGATTCCCTAGATGGCCTGGACGCTCAGGCTGCCATAGGGCACGTCCGCTATTCCACTTCCGGCTCCCTCAGCGAAGTTCAGCCTCTTGAAATTGAGTGTTGCGGTCGAACCCTTGCCCTCGCCCACAACGGCACTCTCACTAACTTCCTTCCCCTGCGGAGGAAATACGAGGGAATGGGTGTTAAGTTCAGACATTCCCTGGACTCCGAGCTTCTCGGTGTATCCTTTCTCTGGCACCTTAAGGAAGAGGGAGATGAGTTCGAAGCCATGAGGAGAGTCTTCGAGGAAGTTAAAGGGGCCTACTCCATCGTGATACTCCTCGAAGGGGAGCTAATCGTCGCAAGGGATCCCGTGGGCTTCAGACCTCTGGCCTACGGATGGGGGGGCGGCCACTACTTCGCCTCGGAGGATTCCGCACTCAAGATGTTTGGCCTTGAAACAAGGGACATAAGGCCAGGAGAAGTCTTCCTCGTCTCAGAGGGTGGCGTTGAGAGTAGGATACTCGTTAAAGAAGAGCATAGGCACTGCGTCTTCGAGTACATATACTTCGCGAGGCCTGACAGCACCCTCGATGGGGTAAGCGTCTACCTAGCCCGCTACAGGATGGGGCGCGAGCTCGCCAAGGAAAGTCCAGCGAAAGGAGACGTTGTCATAGCGGTTCCCGATTCCGGGAGGACGGCTGCCCTCGGCTTCGCCCACGAGAGTGGCATACCCTACATGGAGGGCCTTATAAAGAACCGCTACGTCGGGAGGACCTTCATAATGCCCAGCCAAGCCTACAGGGAGCTCAAGGTCAAGCTCAAGCTCAGCCCGGTCAGAGAGGTGCTCGAGGGTAAAAGAGTAATACTCGTGGATGATTCGATAGTCAGGGGGACGACGATGAGACAAATAATCGCCATGCTCCGGAGGGCTGGGGCCAGGGAGGTTCACGTTAGAATAGCCTCTCCTCCGATAAGGTATCCGTGCTACATGGGGATAGACATTCCAACGAGGCACGAGCTGATAGCTGCCTGGAGAAGCCTTGAGGATATTAGGAAGGAAATTGGAGCAGACAGCTTGGCCTACCTGAGCATAGAAGGATTGAAAAAGGCCGTGGGAACGGAAAAGCTCTGCATGGCCTGTCTGACGGGAGAGTATCCGGAGTGGGCCTTTAAGTTTTGA
- the purC gene encoding phosphoribosylaminoimidazolesuccinocarboxamide synthase, which yields MEVYEGKAKKVIPIDDDKAIMEFKDDATAFDGVKKAQFRGKGWLNAQISAKLFKLLEEHGIKTHFIGVAGDNKLIVERLQMYPLEVVVRNVVAGSLRKRLPLPEGYELPEPIVELYYKSDELHDPMINHYHAKVLGLSEEELKEMERIALRVNEILRKFFAERGIILVDFKLEFGKNKKGEIVLADEISPDTCRFWDAETKRSLDKDVFRFDKGDLIEAYRELYERLTGEKVQA from the coding sequence ATGGAGGTTTATGAAGGCAAGGCCAAGAAGGTCATCCCAATTGATGATGATAAGGCCATTATGGAATTTAAGGACGATGCTACGGCCTTTGATGGCGTTAAGAAAGCCCAGTTCAGAGGCAAGGGTTGGCTGAATGCCCAGATAAGTGCGAAGCTCTTCAAGCTTCTAGAGGAGCACGGCATAAAGACTCACTTCATAGGAGTGGCTGGGGATAACAAGCTAATCGTCGAGAGGCTCCAGATGTATCCCCTCGAAGTTGTCGTGAGGAACGTGGTTGCCGGTAGCCTCAGGAAGAGGCTTCCACTTCCAGAGGGCTATGAGCTCCCAGAGCCCATAGTTGAGCTCTACTACAAGAGCGATGAGCTTCATGACCCCATGATAAATCACTACCACGCAAAGGTCCTCGGGCTGAGCGAAGAGGAGCTGAAGGAGATGGAGCGCATAGCTCTCAGGGTGAACGAGATTCTCAGGAAGTTCTTCGCGGAGAGGGGCATAATCCTTGTGGATTTCAAGCTCGAGTTTGGAAAGAACAAGAAGGGTGAGATAGTTCTCGCGGATGAGATAAGCCCGGACACCTGTCGCTTTTGGGACGCGGAAACGAAGAGGAGCCTCGACAAGGATGTCTTCCGTTTTGACAAGGGCGATCTTATAGAGGCCTACAGGGAACTCTACGAGAGGCTCACGGGGGAGAAAGTGCAGGCCTAA
- a CDS encoding TIGR00266 family protein, whose protein sequence is MKYRIEHRPSFSFLEVELQPGEAVQAEAGAMVYMSPTVRVETKARGGLLGALKRSVLGGESFFINVFRAEDGPGVVGFAPGYPGDIEALEINGTIYAQSGAFLAGSEDIQIDIKFGGAKTFLGRESLFLLELSGRGIVFLASYGAIRPVHLKGERFVVDTGHMVAFTEGLDFTVKSIGGLKSVLFSGEGLVMEFRGTGTVYIQTRSLDGFLSWLLPHLPKS, encoded by the coding sequence ATGAAGTATAGGATAGAGCACAGGCCCAGTTTCTCCTTTCTCGAGGTTGAGCTGCAGCCAGGAGAAGCAGTTCAGGCCGAAGCTGGGGCGATGGTCTATATGAGTCCTACTGTGAGGGTGGAGACCAAGGCGAGGGGAGGGCTCCTCGGGGCCCTCAAGAGGAGTGTCCTCGGAGGAGAGAGCTTCTTCATCAATGTCTTCAGGGCAGAAGACGGTCCGGGCGTCGTCGGTTTTGCCCCTGGATATCCTGGGGATATAGAGGCCCTTGAGATTAATGGGACCATCTATGCTCAGTCTGGAGCCTTCCTCGCGGGCTCCGAGGACATACAGATAGACATCAAGTTCGGCGGCGCAAAAACGTTCCTTGGAAGAGAGAGCCTTTTTCTCCTCGAGCTCAGTGGGAGAGGGATTGTATTCTTGGCTAGCTATGGTGCCATAAGGCCGGTGCACCTGAAGGGTGAGAGGTTCGTCGTGGACACGGGCCACATGGTGGCTTTTACAGAGGGCCTTGACTTCACCGTAAAAAGTATTGGTGGACTGAAGAGCGTGCTCTTCAGTGGTGAGGGCCTCGTCATGGAGTTCCGCGGTACTGGGACCGTTTATATCCAAACTAGGAGCCTGGACGGGTTCCTGAGCTGGCTCCTGCCCCATCTTCCGAAGTCTTAA
- a CDS encoding ADP-dependent ribose-1-phosphate kinase codes for MDVVCMGNLNYDITFILDRFPEFHEKVNARSAYFGLGGSAGNTATWLAHLGLRVGFIGAVGNDDFGRLHIEFFRRIGVDTSRVRVVEVPTGIAVMLIHGEDKRIVKFPGANVFKELDEAYIAQARHLHLSSNPVELVRRAVAIAKRHGLTVSFDPGEMEVPEDVEAKLDYLIMNEDEFRRKYGGLGAVKDVKAKNVVVTLNGGGALVRDSAGRVFEVKGLSARVVDSTGAGDAFDAGLVYGIVKGWSLENATKLGMLLAYLTVQKVGARSAVIPLEDVKRIAERLSLGIFGET; via the coding sequence ATGGATGTCGTCTGCATGGGCAATCTCAACTACGACATCACCTTCATCCTCGACCGCTTCCCCGAGTTCCACGAGAAGGTAAATGCTAGAAGTGCTTACTTTGGGCTAGGAGGCTCGGCCGGGAACACGGCCACGTGGCTCGCCCACCTAGGATTAAGGGTCGGCTTCATCGGAGCCGTGGGAAACGATGACTTTGGCAGGCTTCACATCGAGTTCTTTAGGCGCATTGGCGTGGACACCTCCAGGGTAAGGGTCGTAGAGGTGCCTACCGGGATAGCCGTGATGCTGATACACGGTGAGGACAAAAGGATAGTGAAGTTCCCTGGTGCCAACGTCTTCAAAGAGCTCGATGAGGCATATATAGCCCAGGCGAGGCACCTTCACCTGTCCTCAAACCCAGTAGAGCTCGTGAGAAGGGCAGTTGCCATAGCCAAGAGACACGGATTGACCGTTTCCTTCGATCCGGGCGAGATGGAGGTGCCAGAAGATGTGGAAGCCAAGCTGGACTACCTGATAATGAACGAGGACGAGTTCAGGAGGAAGTATGGAGGACTTGGAGCCGTGAAAGACGTGAAGGCGAAGAACGTCGTGGTGACGCTGAACGGCGGAGGGGCTCTCGTTAGGGACTCTGCCGGTAGAGTATTCGAGGTTAAGGGGCTCTCTGCCAGGGTCGTCGACTCTACTGGTGCAGGGGATGCCTTCGACGCGGGCCTCGTTTACGGCATCGTTAAGGGCTGGTCGCTTGAGAATGCTACAAAGCTAGGAATGCTCTTGGCATACCTAACCGTTCAGAAGGTGGGAGCTAGGAGTGCTGTAATACCACTCGAAGATGTCAAGAGGATCGCTGAGAGGCTGAGTCTTGGGATATTTGGTGAAACTTAG
- a CDS encoding Hsp20/alpha crystallin family protein, with translation MTIRRRRWNIWDPFDIMREIQEEIDSIFEEIFRGPRFWTYRRWGEPEAYETRIEEVWREPFVDIFDNGNEFVITVELPGVRKEDIKVRVTENTVYIEAQVRREKELEREGAIRVERYYSGYRRVIRLPEEVIPEKARAKYNNGVLEIRIPKKHPTKREEEGFEVKVE, from the coding sequence ATGACGATAAGGAGGAGGAGATGGAATATCTGGGATCCGTTTGACATAATGAGAGAGATACAGGAAGAGATAGACAGCATATTCGAGGAGATATTCAGGGGGCCAAGATTCTGGACTTACAGGCGCTGGGGCGAGCCCGAGGCCTACGAGACCAGGATTGAAGAAGTGTGGAGAGAGCCCTTCGTTGACATCTTCGACAACGGTAACGAGTTCGTCATAACAGTGGAGCTTCCGGGCGTGAGGAAGGAGGACATCAAGGTTAGGGTCACTGAGAACACCGTTTACATCGAGGCTCAGGTTAGGAGAGAGAAGGAGCTCGAACGCGAAGGCGCCATAAGAGTCGAGCGCTACTACAGTGGCTACAGGAGGGTAATAAGGCTTCCAGAGGAGGTCATCCCAGAGAAGGCAAGAGCGAAGTATAACAACGGTGTCCTCGAGATAAGGATACCGAAGAAGCACCCGACCAAGAGGGAGGAAGAGGGCTTCGAAGTTAAGGTCGAGTGA
- a CDS encoding CDC48 family AAA ATPase: MADKKEIKLKVASAYQRDVGRGIVRIDRKSMREIGVEPGDIVEIIGTKNTAAIVWPAYPEDEGLGIIRMDGTIRKNAGVGLGDEVTVRKAEVREAKKVVLAPTEPIRFGPDFVEWLHERLIGRPVVRGDYIKIGVLGQELTFIVTATQPSGVVQIAEYTDFSISEKPVKEVAKAMTTGVTYEDIGGLKDVIQKIREMIELPLKHPELFEKLGIEPPKGVLLYGPPGTGKTLLAKAVANEANAHFIAINGPEIMSKYYGESEERLRQVFKEAEENAPAIIFIDEIDAIAPKREETHGEVEKRVVSQLLTLMDGLKSRGKVIVIAATNRPDAIDPALRRPGRFDREIEVGVPDKQGRKEILQIHTRGMPIEPDFRKGEVFEILEELRKEEKFRGIVEKAIGKVIGARDEEEVKKVLKEVSTELYDEVKARLIDRLLDELAEVTHGFVGADLAALAREAAMAALRRLIKEGKIDFEAETIPREVLEELKVTRKDFYEALKMVEPSALREVLIEVPNVRWDDIGGLEEVKQELREAVEWPLKHSEAFRAFGITPPKGILLYGPPGTGKTLLAKAVATESQANFIAVRGPEILSKWVGESEKNIREIFRKARQAAPTVIFIDEIDAIAPRRGTDVNRVTDRIINQLLTEMDGIVENSGVVVIAATNRPDIIDPALLRPGRFDRLILVPAPDERARLEIFRVHTRNMPLAKDVNLEELAKRTEGYTGADIAAVCREAAMIAMRKALEKGIIKEGMKAEEIRKVAKVTMKDFEEALKKIGPSVSKETMEYYKRIQEQFKQARG; this comes from the coding sequence ATGGCCGATAAGAAGGAAATTAAGCTGAAAGTTGCTTCCGCTTATCAGAGGGATGTTGGCAGGGGGATAGTCAGGATAGACAGGAAGTCGATGCGAGAGATAGGCGTTGAGCCTGGCGACATCGTCGAGATAATTGGAACCAAGAACACCGCCGCCATCGTTTGGCCGGCCTATCCGGAGGACGAAGGCCTTGGCATAATTAGGATGGACGGAACCATACGAAAGAACGCCGGCGTTGGTCTGGGCGATGAGGTTACGGTCAGGAAGGCAGAGGTCAGGGAGGCCAAGAAGGTCGTTCTCGCGCCCACGGAGCCTATTCGCTTTGGTCCAGACTTCGTTGAGTGGCTCCACGAGAGGCTAATAGGTAGGCCAGTCGTCAGGGGCGACTACATCAAAATAGGAGTTCTTGGGCAAGAGTTAACCTTTATCGTCACAGCCACACAGCCCAGTGGAGTAGTACAGATAGCGGAGTACACTGATTTCTCCATAAGCGAGAAGCCTGTTAAGGAAGTTGCCAAGGCAATGACCACGGGGGTGACCTACGAGGACATCGGTGGACTGAAGGACGTCATACAGAAGATCAGGGAAATGATAGAGCTCCCGCTTAAGCATCCTGAGCTCTTCGAGAAGCTTGGTATTGAGCCTCCTAAGGGTGTTCTTCTTTATGGGCCGCCTGGGACGGGTAAAACTTTGCTCGCTAAGGCTGTGGCGAACGAGGCTAATGCACACTTTATTGCCATTAATGGGCCGGAAATCATGAGCAAGTACTATGGTGAAAGCGAGGAAAGACTTAGGCAAGTGTTCAAAGAGGCTGAAGAAAACGCTCCAGCGATAATCTTCATTGATGAGATCGACGCCATTGCTCCTAAGCGCGAGGAGACGCACGGGGAAGTCGAGAAGAGAGTGGTCTCGCAGCTCTTAACCCTTATGGATGGTCTTAAGAGTAGGGGTAAGGTTATTGTTATTGCTGCTACTAATAGGCCTGATGCTATTGATCCTGCCTTGAGGAGGCCGGGGAGGTTTGACAGGGAAATCGAAGTTGGAGTACCAGACAAACAAGGCAGAAAAGAAATACTCCAAATCCACACCAGAGGAATGCCCATAGAACCCGACTTCAGGAAAGGCGAGGTATTTGAGATTCTTGAAGAGCTCAGGAAAGAGGAGAAGTTCAGGGGCATCGTAGAGAAAGCCATTGGGAAGGTTATTGGTGCTAGGGACGAGGAGGAAGTCAAGAAGGTCCTTAAGGAGGTCAGTACAGAGCTCTACGATGAGGTTAAGGCCCGCCTAATTGACAGGTTGCTCGACGAGCTTGCCGAAGTGACCCACGGCTTCGTCGGGGCTGATTTAGCCGCCCTCGCGAGAGAAGCAGCTATGGCCGCTCTCAGGAGGCTCATAAAAGAGGGCAAGATTGACTTTGAGGCCGAGACTATTCCGAGGGAGGTTCTTGAGGAGTTGAAGGTGACAAGGAAGGATTTCTATGAGGCGTTGAAGATGGTTGAGCCGAGTGCGCTGAGGGAAGTGCTCATTGAAGTCCCAAACGTCCGCTGGGACGACATAGGCGGCCTAGAGGAAGTCAAACAAGAGCTAAGGGAAGCAGTAGAGTGGCCGCTTAAGCATTCAGAAGCGTTTCGGGCTTTTGGCATTACTCCGCCGAAGGGCATTCTCCTTTATGGCCCGCCGGGAACTGGTAAGACGCTCCTAGCCAAAGCCGTCGCAACAGAAAGCCAAGCAAACTTCATAGCCGTCAGGGGTCCTGAGATACTTAGCAAGTGGGTCGGTGAGAGCGAGAAGAACATCAGGGAGATCTTCAGGAAGGCTAGACAGGCAGCACCGACGGTGATATTCATAGATGAAATCGATGCAATAGCCCCGAGAAGAGGAACAGATGTGAACAGGGTAACAGATAGAATAATCAACCAGCTGCTGACGGAGATGGACGGAATAGTGGAGAACAGTGGTGTAGTAGTTATAGCCGCAACCAACAGGCCGGACATAATAGACCCTGCTTTGTTGAGGCCTGGTAGGTTCGACAGGCTGATACTTGTGCCCGCGCCTGATGAGAGGGCTAGGCTGGAGATATTCAGGGTTCACACGAGGAACATGCCACTAGCCAAAGACGTCAACCTCGAAGAGCTGGCCAAGAGGACAGAGGGCTACACAGGAGCCGACATAGCTGCGGTCTGTAGAGAAGCGGCAATGATAGCAATGAGGAAGGCCTTGGAGAAGGGAATCATCAAGGAGGGCATGAAGGCGGAGGAGATAAGGAAGGTTGCGAAGGTCACGATGAAGGACTTCGAGGAGGCCCTAAAGAAGATTGGACCCAGTGTGAGCAAGGAGACCATGGAGTACTACAAGCGCATACAGGAGCAGTTCAAGCAGGCTAGGGGCTGA
- the albA gene encoding DNA-binding protein Alba, whose translation MAEEHVVYIGKKPVMNYVLAVITQFNEGAKEVVIKARGRAISRAVDVAEIVRNRFLPEVSVKDIKIGTEELPTADGRTTNTSTIEIVLEKP comes from the coding sequence ATGGCTGAGGAGCACGTCGTTTACATCGGAAAGAAGCCCGTTATGAACTACGTGCTGGCCGTTATAACCCAGTTCAACGAGGGTGCTAAGGAGGTCGTTATAAAGGCTCGTGGGAGGGCCATCAGCAGGGCTGTTGACGTTGCCGAGATCGTCAGGAACAGGTTCCTCCCGGAGGTCAGCGTCAAGGACATCAAGATCGGCACCGAGGAGCTCCCGACCGCTGACGGTAGGACAACCAACACCTCGACCATCGAGATCGTTCTCGAGAAGCCTTGA
- a CDS encoding RNA ligase partner protein: MIRFVLDTSIFVNPDVRSKFGATPTEAMKTFLRYAEKLFGKVEFYMPPGIYREIMNFVDEQEVSPDVELYIIKKPPNVHDIKIPAFVVYELIEDIRRRVDKGLRVAEKAVRESVIDTENVDKIIQKLRRNYRKALREGIVDSKEDFELILLAKELDAILVSADVGVLTWAEKMGIKWVDAGKFRELLEELVEKFEK, translated from the coding sequence ATGATACGCTTCGTCCTCGACACGAGCATCTTCGTTAACCCAGATGTAAGGAGTAAATTTGGAGCCACGCCAACGGAGGCTATGAAGACGTTTCTGAGGTACGCGGAGAAGCTCTTCGGAAAGGTGGAGTTCTACATGCCTCCCGGCATATACAGGGAAATCATGAACTTCGTTGATGAGCAAGAAGTCTCGCCGGACGTCGAGCTCTATATAATAAAGAAGCCGCCCAATGTCCACGACATCAAGATCCCCGCCTTCGTCGTCTACGAGCTCATAGAGGACATAAGGAGGAGGGTCGATAAGGGCCTGCGGGTGGCGGAAAAGGCCGTTAGAGAGAGCGTCATCGACACGGAAAACGTTGACAAGATAATCCAGAAACTGAGGAGGAACTACAGAAAAGCCCTAAGGGAGGGCATAGTAGACAGCAAGGAAGACTTCGAACTGATACTTCTGGCAAAGGAGCTCGACGCAATTCTCGTGTCCGCGGACGTGGGCGTCCTGACCTGGGCCGAGAAGATGGGCATAAAGTGGGTTGACGCTGGAAAGTTCAGGGAGCTTTTAGAAGAACTCGTGGAGAAATTCGAGAAATGA
- a CDS encoding tetratricopeptide repeat protein produces MDRLKIYIAAFIAIILGIAGLIVWKWGFWMLVRIILGLGFLFLTLMLAFFLALTLYAESWKYAAMLLPITAVSAYATYLSITWQRLKIVGAVIAFFVAAVAFGIWYISEPDLSIADRFRSAEKLERMGRYKQAARKYEKAGNYLKAAEMYLKLGWLESAAWAYEKAGQYAKAAELYEQLYEKEKDTYYLKEAHEYWKKAGNMERAAKALERYAEEEPWFWEDVAKLYEELGNEERARGAWEKALEYYMKEAKEEGVFWEDVGNIARKLGREELAREAYQKFLEYCLKEVEEDPMWWKHVAEAYEYLGEKEKAEDARKKYEEYREKIMKANEETSKFPK; encoded by the coding sequence ATGGATAGGCTGAAAATATACATCGCAGCATTCATCGCCATCATTTTGGGAATAGCAGGCCTGATAGTGTGGAAGTGGGGCTTCTGGATGCTCGTGAGAATAATCCTTGGGCTCGGCTTCCTTTTCCTCACGCTGATGCTCGCCTTCTTCCTAGCCCTAACTCTCTACGCAGAGAGCTGGAAGTACGCCGCCATGCTATTGCCCATAACCGCAGTGTCCGCTTATGCCACATATCTCTCCATAACTTGGCAGAGACTCAAGATAGTGGGGGCCGTTATAGCCTTCTTCGTAGCCGCGGTAGCTTTCGGCATATGGTACATCAGCGAGCCCGACCTAAGCATAGCAGACCGCTTCCGCTCTGCCGAGAAGCTGGAGAGGATGGGACGCTACAAGCAGGCGGCAAGGAAGTACGAGAAGGCTGGGAATTATCTAAAGGCGGCAGAGATGTATCTCAAGCTGGGATGGCTAGAGAGCGCAGCCTGGGCCTACGAGAAGGCTGGTCAGTATGCCAAGGCGGCTGAGCTCTACGAGCAGCTCTACGAGAAGGAGAAGGACACCTACTACCTCAAGGAGGCCCACGAGTACTGGAAGAAGGCCGGGAACATGGAGAGGGCCGCCAAAGCATTAGAACGCTACGCCGAGGAAGAACCATGGTTCTGGGAGGACGTAGCTAAGCTTTATGAAGAACTCGGCAACGAGGAGAGAGCCAGGGGAGCCTGGGAGAAGGCTCTTGAATACTACATGAAGGAAGCCAAGGAAGAAGGAGTCTTCTGGGAGGATGTAGGCAATATAGCGCGCAAACTTGGTAGAGAGGAGCTCGCCAGGGAGGCTTATCAGAAATTCCTAGAGTACTGCCTCAAAGAGGTTGAGGAAGATCCGATGTGGTGGAAGCACGTTGCCGAAGCTTACGAATACCTCGGCGAAAAGGAGAAGGCGGAGGATGCAAGGAAGAAGTACGAGGAATACAGGGAAAAGATAATGAAAGCCAACGAAGAGACGTCAAAGTTCCCAAAGTGA
- the otg gene encoding methylated-DNA--protein-cysteine methyltransferase: protein MISIEAFSLANRKILIAVLWEEKIEGITFSLDGKEFLKERITRLREFLLRRGASISLRLETSNYPELVFKILVGEVENREALKELSFATSTPFERRVYIWLAKNVKRGNIITYGEVARALRTSARAIGGAMRRNPYPIVIPCHRVVAKEDLGHYTPKPEYKRFLLEVEGWIG, encoded by the coding sequence GTGATTAGCATTGAGGCCTTTAGCCTTGCGAATAGGAAAATCCTAATAGCCGTTCTCTGGGAGGAAAAGATCGAGGGAATAACTTTTTCCCTCGATGGAAAGGAATTCCTCAAAGAAAGGATTACAAGGCTTCGTGAATTCCTCCTTAGGAGGGGCGCTTCAATATCCCTTAGACTAGAAACCTCCAATTACCCTGAACTCGTTTTCAAGATTCTCGTCGGCGAGGTAGAAAACAGGGAAGCTCTCAAAGAGCTGAGTTTCGCAACATCAACACCCTTTGAGAGGCGCGTTTACATCTGGCTTGCGAAAAACGTTAAAAGGGGAAACATCATAACCTACGGCGAGGTTGCGAGGGCCCTTCGCACCTCAGCAAGGGCCATCGGAGGGGCCATGAGACGCAACCCTTACCCGATAGTCATTCCCTGCCACAGGGTGGTTGCCAAGGAGGATCTCGGCCACTACACGCCAAAGCCCGAGTATAAAAGGTTTTTGCTGGAGGTGGAAGGATGGATAGGCTGA